Proteins encoded within one genomic window of Pongo pygmaeus isolate AG05252 chromosome 18, NHGRI_mPonPyg2-v2.0_pri, whole genome shotgun sequence:
- the CCDC102A gene encoding coiled-coil domain-containing protein 102A — MSHGPSPRLAESPQLSKGSLLTILGSPSPERMGPADSLPPTPPSGTPSPGPPPALPLPPAPALLADGDWESREELRLRELEEARARAAQMEKTMRWWSDCTANWREKWSKVRAERNRAREEVRQLRQRLDALTKELAGARRERQEAQGECEARGRELARLRGARGVADQTRDGPEPEPEAEREPVRDVGSERPPGSQELELVDSLLKSMPEESEDCWEARSLGAGGPRGSSGRQERSRLPWEDTAATEEEASKLTALRLRLDESQKVLLKEREDKLALSRNIEKLEGELSQWKIKYEELSKTKQEMLKQLSILKEAHQDELGRMSEDLEDELGARSSMDRKMAELRGEMERLQAENAVEWGRRERLETEKLGLERENKKLRAQVGDLEEALARRRRQTASALDCDLRASQAALFEKNKELADLKHVHGKLKKQFQEKVAELAHANRRVEQHEAEVKKLRLRVEELKKELAQAEDELDEAHNQARKLQRSLDEQTEQSENLQVQLEHLQSRLRRQQQNAPLFGKIRSARFGTEEAGDGASDLDEDEDLQIQVA, encoded by the exons ATGAGCCACGGGCCCAGCCCCCGGCTGGCCGAGTCCCCGCAGCTGTCCAAGGGCAGCCTCCTGACCATCCTGGGCAGCCCGTCGCCGGAGCGCATGGGGCCTGCCGACTCCCTGCCGCCCACGCCGCCCAGCGGCACGCCCTCGCCCGGGCCGCCGCCCGCACTGCCCCTGCCCCCCGCGCCCGCGCTGCTGGCTGACGGCGACTGGGAGAGCCGCGAGGAGCTGCGGCTGCGGGAGCTGGAGGAGGCGCGGGCGCGGGCGGCGCAGATGGAGAAGACCATGCGCTGGTGGTCGGACTGCACTGCCAATTGGCGCGAGAAATGGAGCAAGGTGCGCGCTGAGCGCAACCGCGCGCGCGAAGAGGTGCGCCAGCTGCGCCAGCGCCTGGACGCGCTCACCAAGGAGCTGGCTGGCGCGCGGCGCGAGCGCCAGGAGGCGCAGGGCGAGTGCGAGGCACGGGGCCGGGAGCTGGCGCGGCTGAGGGGCGCCCGGGGGGTCGCCGACCAGACGCGCGACGGCCCGGAGCCGGAGCCGGAGGCGGAGCGCGAGCCAGTGCGTGACGTCGGGTCCGAGAGGCCGCCAGGCAGCCAG GAACTGGAGCTGGTGGATAGCCTGCTGAAGAGCATGCCAGAGGAGTCTGAGGACTGCTGGGAGGCACGCAGCCTGGGGGCCGGGGGCCCTCGGGGCAGCTCGGGCCGCCAGGAGCGCAGCCGGCTACCCTGGGAGGACACAGCTGCCACGGAGGAGGAGGCCTCCAAGTTGACTGCCCTGCGGCTACGGCTGGATGAGTCCCAGAAGGTGCTGCTCAAGGAGCGAGA GGATAAACTGGCATTGAGCAGGAACATTGAGAAGCTAGAGGGGGAGCTCAGCCAGTGGAAGATCAAGTATGAGGAGCTGAGCAAGACCAAGCAGGAGATGCTCAAACAG CTCAGCATCCTGAAGGAGGCACACCAGGACGAGCTGGGCCGCATGTCTGAGGACCTGGAAGATGAGCTCGGTGCACGCTCCAGCATGGACCGGAAAATGGCCGAGCTGAGGGGCGAG ATGGAGCGGCTGCAGGCCGAAAACGCCGTGGAGTGGGGCCGCCGGGAGCGGCTGGAGACAGAGAAACTGGGCCTTGAGCGGGAGAACAAGAAGCTGCGGGCACAGGTCGGGGACCTGGAGGAGGCACTGGCCCGGCGGCGGCGGCAGACAGCCAGTGCACTGGACTGCGACCTGAGGGCCAGCCAGGCCGCGCTCTTCGAGAAGAACAAG GAGCTGGCAGACCTGAAGCATGTGCATGGCAAGCTGAAGAAACAGTTCCAGGAGAAGGTGGCAGAGCTGGCACATGCCAACCGGCGGGTGGAACAGCACGAGGCCGAGGTGAAGAAGCTGCGGCTGCGGGTGGAGGAGCTCAAGAAGGAGCTGGCCCAGGCTGAGGACGAG CTGGACGAGGCCCACAACCAGGCACGTAAACTGCAGCGGTCGCTGGACGAGCAGACGGAGCAGAGCGAGAACCTGCAAGTGCAACTGGAGCACCTGCAGTCCAG gcTCCGCAGGCAGCAGCAGAACGCTCCCCTCTTTGGGAAGATCCGCAGTGCTCGCTTTGGCACCGAGGAGGCCGGGGATGGAGCCAGCGACCTGGACGAGGACGAGGACCTGCAAATCCAGGTGGCCTAG